DNA sequence from the Deltaproteobacteria bacterium genome:
GTGTGCAACGGGATCGACGACGACTGCGACGGCCTGATCGACGAGGGCTTCCAGAAGTACTGCGACAAGGACGGCCGGCTCGGCCCGCCGACGTCGATGCCGGTCCTGTGCGTCGACCCGGGTGACGACTGCGACGGCGTCGATGACAACTGTTACATGGGCACCGACGACGAGCCGCCGGACCCGAGCATCCCCGAAGTGTGCGACGGCGTCGACAACGATTGCGACGGGCTCGTCGACGAGGGGGGCGTGTGCACCGGTTGCGGCACGCCCGAGGTGTGCGACGGCATCGACAACGACTGCGACGGCGAGGTCGACGAGGGCCTCACCCGCACGTGCGGCTTCGACCTGCCGCCGTGCACCGAAGGCACCGAGACTTGTGTGGCCGGCGAGTGGGTCGGCTGCGACGCGGTGCTGCCGCAACCCGAGGTGTGCGACGGCATCGACAACAACTGCGACGGCGCGGTCGACGGCATGTCCGAGACGTGTACCGACTTGCCCGACCCGCCGGGAAACCCGAACACCGGCGTCTGCACGCCCGGCGTCCACGTGTGCATCGACGGCGCGTGGGGCCCGTGCCTCGGCGAGGTCCAGCCGGGCGTCGAGGTGTGCGACGGGCTCGACAACGACTGCGACGGCGCGGTCGACGAGGACATCCCGAGCGTCGAGTGCGGCACCACGTGCGGCGTCGGCATGACCGAGTGCGTCGACGGGGAGCTGGTGTGCTCCGGCGGCACGACGTCGATGCCGGAGGAGTGCAACGGCTTCGACGACGACTGCGACGGGCTGGTGGACGAGGATCTCGGGACCATGGGACCGTGCGACGGTGGCGGGACGCTGTGCAGCCCGGGGGAGCTCGTGTGTGTGGCCGGCGAGTGGACCTGCGTCGGCGGCGAGCCCGCCGGCCCGGAGATCTGCGACTGCAAGGACAACGACTGCGATGGCGAGGTCGACGAGCAGCCGCCGGCGCTGTGCATGCCCGGTGCCACCTGCGTCGCCTGCCAGTGCGCGTTCCCGTGCGAGGACAACGAGTTCCCGTGCCCGGTCGGCCGCGTGTGCGTCGACGGGTACTGCCTCGTCGACCGGTGTTACGGCGTCGACTGCGGCCCGAACGAGGACGGCGACGCGACCGAGTGCGTCGACGGCACGTGCGAGCCGATCTGCGACCACGTAACCTGCCCGGACCCGCTCGTGTGTCGCCGCGACACCGGCGAGTGCGTCACGGACGACTGCGCCGGCTTCCCCGAGCGCTGCGGCGAGGGCGAGCTGTGCGTGGCCGGCGAGTGCGTCGCGGACCCGTGTTACGACGTCGCGTGCGCCGGCGCCGACGAATACTGCTACCAGGGCGACTGCGTGCGCTCCTGCGGCGCCGTGCAGTGTCCGGCGGGCCAGATCTGCCGGCTGGGCGCGTGCGAGGCCGACCCGTGCGCCGCGTCGCCCTGCGGTCCCGCGGAGGTGTGCGATCCGGCGGGCGGCACCTGCGAGCCGAACCGCTGCCTCGGCGTGACGTGCCCGGCCAGCGAGGCGTGCGATCCGCTCACCGGCGACTGCGGCCCCGACGTGTGCGCCGGCGTGCACTGCCCGCACCCGGGCGAGGTCTGCGTCGACGGCACGTGTTACGACCCGGACCAGGTCCACCCGCCCGACGCCGGGCCGCCGCCCGAGTTCGAATACGTATCGGCCGGCGGCGGCGGCTGCGGCTGTCGCGCCCCGGGCGACGGCGGCAGCGGCGGCGCGGGCGCGTGGCTCGTGGCGCTGGTGGCCGCCGCGCTGCGGCGGCGGCGCGGAGGCCGGCGATGACGCCGCGCGGGTGGGTCCTCGTCGCGGTCGCCGCCGCGGCGTCGGGCGCGGCCGGGTGCAGTTTCGATGCGTATTGCATCAACTGCGCGGTCGGCGATGGCGGGGCCGCGGACGCGCGCGGCCGCATCGACGCGGGCGACGGCGGCGCTCCGGCCGACGCCGGGCCGCGACCCGATGCCTGCGTGCCGAGCGGCGTCGAGGTGTGCGACGGCAAGGACAACGACTGCGACGGCACCGTCGACGAGGACGTGCCGGATGTCGGCGCGCCGTGCGGTACGGACGTCGGCGAGTGCGTCGCCGGCACGCTCGAGTGCGTCGACGGCGAGCTTCGCTGCGGCGGCGCCTACGTCGCGCCGGTGCCCGAGGTGTGCGACGGGCTCGACAACGACTGCGACGGCACCGTCGACAACGGCGATCCGGGCGGCGGCGCCGTGTGCGGCACGGACGTCGGCGAATGCAAAAGCGGGATCACCCAGTGCATCGACGGCGAGGTCCAGTGCGTCGGCGACCGCGGTCCGAGCCCCGAGGTGTGCGACGGCAAGGACAACGACTGCGACGGGGAGTTCGACGAGGGCACGCCCGCGAGCCCCGGCGCGTGCGGCACGACCGACGAGGGCGAGTGCGCGCTCGGCGTCGAGCAGTGCATCGGCGGCGTCATCCAGTGTGTCGGCAACGTCGAGCCGACGCTCGACGTGTGCGACGGCAAGGACAACGACTGCGACGGGACGGCCGACGAGGACTTCGATCTGATGTCGGACCCGACCCACTGCGGCGACTGCACGACCGCGTGCAGCGCACCGTTCGCGGTGCCGCGGTGCAACATGGGCGTCTGCGAGATCCTCACCTGCCTGCCGGGGCACCACGACCTCAACGGCGAATACGGCGACGGCTGCGAGTACGAATGCGAGATCCAGGGCGCCGAGGTGTGCGGCGACCCGGATGGCGACGGCAACGCGGACGAGGACTGCGACGGGCTGGTGGACGAGGATCTCGTTCCGCCCGACATCTGCGATCAAGACGGCGCGTGCGCCGGCACCGTGCCGGTGTGCACGCCGTCGGGCTGGGTGTGCCAGTACGCGCCGCCGGTGGAGACCGACGCATCCGGAGCGATCGTTCCCGAGACGCTGTGCGACGGCATCGACAACGACTGCGACGGGGAGATCGACGAGGCGTATCCCACGCTCGGCACCCCCTGCGACGACGGCAACCTCGGTGTGTGCAAGGGCACGGGCACCGTCCAGTGCACCGGGCCGACCACCGCGGAGTGCGTCATCACGTCGCCGGGCGGGACCGCCGGCCCCGAGGCGTGCAACGGGCTCGACGACGACTGCGACGGCGAGATCGACGAGGGCGACCTCAACGATTGGGCGGCGATCGCGGTCGGCGGCGTCACCCGCTACATCTTCCGCTACGAGGCATCGCGCCCCGACGCGACCGCCACCGACCCGGGCGCCAGCACCGCGCGCCCCTGCTCGAAGCCCGGCGCGCTGCCGTGGACGAACGTGACCTACCCCGAGGCGGCGGCCGCGTGCGCCGCCATCGGCGCGCGCCTGTGCACCGAGGCCGAGTGGCAGGCGGCGTGCGAGGCGCCGCGGTCGCCGGTGACGCAGGATTCGGGTCCCGGCAACCTGATCGTGCTCGAGGCCGAAGTGTTCGACGCGAACACGGCGGGTGTGACCGACACCTGGATCGTCGACACCGCCGAGGCGGGCTACAGCGGCAGCGCGGCGATGTACGCGCAACCGAACGACGGCGACAACTACAACACCGGTTACGAGACCAGCAGCCCACGACTCGACTACCAGGTCGACTTCGTGGCCACGGGCACACATTACGTGTGGATCCGCGGACTGGCAGAACAGAACCCGCAGAACCCGGGCAACAACGACTCCTGTCACGTCGGACTCGACGGCGTCGGCGTGTCGACCTCGGACCGGATCACCGGATTCAACTCGTCGTGGACCTGGTCGAGCACGACGATGGACGGCAACTCGCGCGCGCGGTTCGACGTGTCGACGCCCGGCGTCCACACGATCAATTTGTGGATGCGAGAGGACGGTCTTCGCGTCGACAAGATCGTCAT
Encoded proteins:
- a CDS encoding VWA domain-containing protein; amino-acid sequence: MPSSGNETLMRDQPYQLYHFRPISRVLQSRTMRIATAVAAVIAAAPGWALAQDVETVKPYIVLILDVSGSMDSAVSGPPETCSGGTSRFDHARCAIQKLVNTHGDAVFALARFRADATGATCNDCDGGGIDCQACNESNGNGCTSTMNSPDRFELLVPLTDDNADAILAWSNFTCGGCGYDPAVDPEMATTGWTPIGGSLRGAQRYFQGADPFYATDLAPIYGAAPGDPIRSDPLRDKFLPSGEQCRPYIVISLTDGDETCEPFSGTQAAAASLLSTPVDVDGDGTPEVYRVQTKAIGFGKAPCDPQIEGIAHAGGAPDDGDPNTCEGFYAQNEEELSIAFNQIIADTLKIEVCNGIDDDCDGLIDEGFQKYCDKDGRLGPPTSMPVLCVDPGDDCDGVDDNCYMGTDDEPPDPSIPEVCDGVDNDCDGLVDEGGVCTGCGTPEVCDGIDNDCDGEVDEGLTRTCGFDLPPCTEGTETCVAGEWVGCDAVLPQPEVCDGIDNNCDGAVDGMSETCTDLPDPPGNPNTGVCTPGVHVCIDGAWGPCLGEVQPGVEVCDGLDNDCDGAVDEDIPSVECGTTCGVGMTECVDGELVCSGGTTSMPEECNGFDDDCDGLVDEDLGTMGPCDGGGTLCSPGELVCVAGEWTCVGGEPAGPEICDCKDNDCDGEVDEQPPALCMPGATCVACQCAFPCEDNEFPCPVGRVCVDGYCLVDRCYGVDCGPNEDGDATECVDGTCEPICDHVTCPDPLVCRRDTGECVTDDCAGFPERCGEGELCVAGECVADPCYDVACAGADEYCYQGDCVRSCGAVQCPAGQICRLGACEADPCAASPCGPAEVCDPAGGTCEPNRCLGVTCPASEACDPLTGDCGPDVCAGVHCPHPGEVCVDGTCYDPDQVHPPDAGPPPEFEYVSAGGGGCGCRAPGDGGSGGAGAWLVALVAAALRRRRGGRR